Proteins from a single region of Raphanus sativus cultivar WK10039 unplaced genomic scaffold, ASM80110v3 Scaffold0186, whole genome shotgun sequence:
- the LOC108849963 gene encoding LEAF RUST 10 DISEASE-RESISTANCE LOCUS RECEPTOR-LIKE PROTEIN KINASE-like 2.3, whose translation MVTLLFLLFQFLSFSVQAQSGEWETPPPPTTTEFIFKGFRENNSEIQTEGAAAIQPDGLLRLTDENLDVTGTAFYGKPVRLLVHSNNLNHSTTKEAEVCSFSTSFVFTFVPSNSSNGGGFGFTFTLSPTPTRPGAGSGQYFGLLNETNDGNPMNHVFAVKFDTHATGNHIGLSFNSVTSDVQIPVAYTTDDDVKDGFELEPIIVRLDYNGQNQVLNLIVSFAKLPIAPSTPSISHIVPKLSEIVQEKMYVGFTAATGKNRSSAHYLMGWSFRSCRDGLTADMLVLQELPLWQQLNMGNKNKAASVIVSTLVVLGVAAFFIRKRKTSNAQRRKNLKALTALKHYHYKEVKRFTNSFACVVGKGGFGTVYKGNLPDGRNVAVKVLKDSKSNGEDFINEVASMSQTSHVNIVSLVGFCYEGSKRMIVYEFLENGSLDQFISTSASSVAEWRRRLYEILLGVARGLEYLHYGCKTRIVHFDIKPQNVLLDCNLCPKVSDFGLAKLCEKKESIMSLLDTRGTIGYIAPEMISRVYGGVSHKSDVYSYGMLVLEMIGATDKDTVENTTSNTTSSVYFPDGIYNDLENEQESRLYGDDLTKEEEEITKKMILVALWCIQSYPSNRPSMNRVVEMMEGSLDALEVPPRPVFQAPIAPLQECSTLSGDVSVYIVK comes from the exons ATGGTCACACTTTTGTTCCTACTCTTCCAGTTTTTAAGCTTCTCTGTTCAAGCTCAAAGTGGAGAGTGGGagacaccaccaccaccaacaacGACAGAGTTCATTTTCAAAGGTTTTAGGGAAAACAACTCGGAGATTCAAACAGAAGGAGCAGCGGCCATCCAACCAGATGGACTACTGAGACTCACCGATGAAAACCTAGACGTCACTGGAACAGCGTTCTACGGCAAACCGGTGAGACTGCTTGTCCATAGCAACAACCTCAATCACTCAACAACGAAGGAAGCAGAAGTTTGTTCGTTTAGCACTTCTTTCGTCTTCACGTTTGTCCCTTCCAACTCTAGCAACGGAGGAGGTTTCGGCTTCACCTTCACACTATCTCCCACCCCAACCCGTCCAGGCGCCGGTTCTGGCCAATACTTTGGACTTCTCAACGAGACCAACGACGGGAATCCCATGAATCACGTTTTCGCAGTCAAGTTCGATACTCATGCAACAGGCAATCACATCGGTTTGAGTTTCAACAGCGTCACCTCGGATGTCCAGATCCCGGTAGCTTATACAACTGACGATGATGTAAAAGACGGTTTCGAACTCGAACCAATCATCGTCCGGTTGGATTACAACGGACAAAACCAAGTGCTGAATTTGATCGTTTCCTTTGCCAAACTTCCAATCGCACCATCAACCCCATCCATCTCCCATATTGTTCCAAAACTGTCAGAGATCGTGCAAGAAAAAATGTACGTTGGGTTCACCGCAGCCACAGGAAAAAATAGGTCGAGTGCTCATTATTTGATGGGTTGGAGTTTCAGAAGCTGTCGAGATGGTTTAACTGCAGACATGCTAGTTTTACAGGAACTTCCTCTTTGGCAGCAGCTCAATATGGGGAATAAGAATAAAG CGGCGAGTGTGATAGTAAGTACTCTGGTGGTGTTGGGGGTCGCAGCATTTTTTAtcagaaaaaggaaaacatcAAATGCTCAGAGAAGAAAAAACCTCAAGGCTCTTACCGCATTGAAGCATTATCATTACAAAGAAGTGAAGAGGTTTACAAACTCATTTGCTTGTGTAGTTGGGAAAGGAGGATTTGGAACTGTTTACAAAGGAAACCTTCCCGATGGACGTAACGTCGCGGTGAAAGTTTTGAAGGACTCAAAGAGCAACGGTGAAGACTTCATCAACGAAGTCGCCAGTATGAGCCAAACGTCTCACGTCAACATTGTTTCTTTGGTTGGATTCTGCTACGAAGGATCAAAAAGAATGATTGTTTACGAATTTCTAGAGAATGGGTCTTTGGATCAATTTATCTCCACGAGCGCCTCATCAGTTGCTGAATGGAGAAGAAGGCTTTACGAGATTTTACTAGGAGTTGCTCGCGGTCTTGAGTACTTGCACTACGGCTGCAAAACAAGGATTGTGCATTTCGACATTAAACCGCAGAACGTGTTGTTGGATTGCAATCTTTGCCCCAAAGTTTCTGATTTTGGCCTCGCTAAGCTCTGCGAGAAGAAAGAGAGCATCATGTCACTGTTGGACACGAGAGGCACAATAGGGTACATTGCGCCGGAGATGATCTCCAGAGTTTATGGTGGCGTGTCTCACAAGTCAGATGTCTATAGCTATGGAATGTTGGTACTCGAGATGATTGGTGCAACAGACAAAGACACTGTCGAAAACACTACGTCAAACACTACTAGCTCGGTTTATTTCCCAGATGGGATTTATAATGATCTTGAAAACGAACAAGAGAGTAGGCTTTATGGGGATGACCtaaccaaagaagaagaagaaatcacgaagaagatgatcttggtgGCTCTGTGGTGTATCCAGTCTTATCCTTCAAATAGACCATCCATGAACAGAGTTGTAGAGATGATGGAAGGAAGTTTGGATGCTCTTGAAGTCCCTCCTAGGCCTGTTTTTCAAGCTCCCATTGCGCCTCTTCAAGAATGTTCGACACTTTCAGGGGATGTTTCGGTTTACATAGTAAAATGA
- the LOC108851552 gene encoding uncharacterized protein LOC108851552, producing the protein MKEITDLVDPRRIMFKHQSLMQDYHDLRKETEYKMRKLEMMKQKRSALDAQVRFLRRRYKHLKQDQSHETSSPNMLRLSEPRGALKVSNNGKRKKNSGQGASFDLKLKDTVCNDKNELSAKRSSRGNEVLTSSTPLPDLNDDNTLVTNKVSGFDLNLISREEEDPEANGGEATKNGMIGNGIDCEMKLPICRDVEKEISRAVKRKVVSWQDPVALRV; encoded by the exons ATGAAGGAGATTACTGACTTGGTCGATCCCAGGAGGATCATGTTCAAGCATCAATCCCTTATGCAGGATTATCATGACTTGAGAAAG GAAACAGAGTATAAGATGAGGAAACTGGAGATGATGAAACAAAAACGGTCGGCCCTGGATGCACAAGTTAG GTTCTTGAGACGCAGATACAAACACTTGAAGCAAGACCAATCTCACGAAACATCATCTCCCAACATGCTGAGATTGTCGGAACCTAGAGGAGCTTTGAAGGTGTCGAATAATggcaaaagaaagaagaactcTGGTCAGGGAGCATCCTTTGATTTGAAACTAAAGGATACAGTTTGCAATGACAAGAACGAACTGTCAGCTAAAAGGAGCAGCAGAGGGAACGAGGTTTTGACAAGCTCTACTCCACTTCCTGATCTTAACGACGACAACACTCTGGTCACCAACAAAGTCTCAGGATTTGACTTAAACCTGATCTCG agagaagaagaggatcCTGAAGCGAATGGTGGTGAAGCAACAAAGAACGGAATGATTGGCAATGGAATCGATTGCGAGATGAAGTTGCCGATTTGCAGAGACGTGGAGAAAGAGATAAGCCGAGCAGTGAAGAGGAAGGTGGTGTCATGGCAAGATCCAGTTGCTTTAAGGGTTTGA
- the LOC108855350 gene encoding eukaryotic translation initiation factor yields the protein MATLFYSEMLSRQTKSLLEEYFNVRLMDEALQCVEELKSPSHHPELVKEAISLGLEKNPPFVEPVVRLLKYLVSKKVLTPKDIESGCLLYGSILDDIGIDLPKAPNNFGEILGSLVMANASDFGMVEEILMKMEDDRFKKAVLDAVMKSVSESLLAAQAAKVEACRSLV from the coding sequence CTTTATTTTACTCAGAAATGCTCAGCAGACAAACCAAGTCGCTTTTGGAGGAATATTTCAATGTACGTCTGATGGATGAGGCATTGCAATGCGTAGAGGAACTTAAATCCCCATCTCACCATCCGGAGCTCGTCAAGGAAGCTATCTCCCTCGGCTTGGAAAAAAATCCACCGTTCGTTGAACCAGTGGTGAGACTCTTGAAATATTTGGTCTCTAAGAAGGTTCTAACTCCTAAAGACATAGAGAGTGGTTGTCTGCTTTACGGGTCTATCCTCGATGACATTGGAATCGATCTGCCAAAGGCACCAAACAACTTTGGGGAGATCCTTGGGAGTTTGGTTATGGCCAATGCATCAGATTTTGGGATGGTGGAAGAAATTCTAATGAAAATGGAGGATGATCGGTTCAAGAAAGCAGTTTTGGATGCTGTGATGAAGAGTGTAAGCGAATCTCTGTTGGCCGCGCAAGCAGCCAAAGTCGAGGCTTGCCGTAGTTTGGTGTAA
- the LOC130501406 gene encoding putative F-box/LRR-repeat protein 19, producing the protein MGSSLYPDWTELTRECLIDIFSRLSMGKRWDGPMLVSKKWMDVCQDTSLNAVLDLEAEFLSSTDTTYWWSPEFEEKVDSTIRFAVDQSQGELKELRVRHCTNQSLSYVAERCPNLEVLWVKYSPKVNIESMRNIALNCPKLKELDISCSYEITCECMELVGTNCKNLQVLKRNLMPPSEVARLKRYAYVQKQYLSFETLGNVDAYTIGRHMRQLKHLELRNSTLTDKAFAHLCKRCSNLEYLELVGSSYLTSVGVANGTSSLKNLKEIKKPDFAATLFN; encoded by the exons ATGGGATCTAGCCTCTACCCTGACTGGACAGAGCTGACTCGGGAATGTCTCATCGACATCTTCTCACGTCTGAGCATGGGGAAACGATGGGACGGACCGATGCTTGTCTCCAAGAAGTGGATGGACGTATGCCAAGACACGTCTCTCAACGCTGTCTTGGATCTCGAAGCTGAGTTTCTGTCCTCCACCGATACAACCTACTGGTGGAGTCCTGAGTTCGAGGAAAAAGTTGACTCAACCATCAGGTTTGCTGTGGATCAGAGCCAGGGCGAACTCAAGGAGCTCCGAGTCAGGCATTGCACGAACCAGTCTCTCTCCTACGTCGCCGAGAG GTGTCCTAATCTTGAGGTACTTTGGGTTAAGTATAGCCCAAAGGTTAATATTGAGTCCATGAGGAATATAGCACTAAACTGCCCCAAGCTTAAAGAGCTTGACATAAGCTGCTCTTATGAAATAACTTGTGAGTGCATGGAACTGGTTGGTACAAACTGCAAGAATCTTCAGGTCCTGAAACGGAACCTGATGCCGCCATCCGAGGTGGCAAGGTTAAAGCGTTATGCCTATGTGCAGAAGCAGTATCTATCTTTTGAAACGTTAGGAAACGTTGATGCGTATACGATTGGGAGACACATGCGTCAGCTGAAGCACTTGGAACTTCGAAACTCCACATTGACTGATAAAGCTTTTGCTCATCTTTGTAAACGGTGTTCGAATCTTGAGTACTTGGAATTGGTCGGGAGTAGCTACTTGACTAGCGTTGGTGTTGCTAATGGTACCTCGAGCTTGAAGAATCTGAAGGAGATCAAGAAACCAGATTTTGCAGCCACTCTGTTCAACTAG
- the LOC108855354 gene encoding UPF0057 membrane protein At4g30660: MPSKCEILCEILIAILLPPLGVCLRRGCCTVEFLICLVLTILGYVPGIIYALYVIVFQNRDEYFDEARRPLYYSA, from the exons ATGCCGAGCAAGTGCGAAATCTTGTGCGAGATCTTGATCGCGATCCTTCTTCCTCCTCTAGGAGTTTGCCTCAGGCGTGGATGTTGCACT GTGGAGTTCTTGATTTGCTTGGTCCTGACTATCTTAGGCTATGTCCCTGGCATAATATACGCACTTTACGTGATTGTGTTCCAGAACAGAGATGAGTACTTCGATGAAGCCAGACGCCCTCTCTACTACTCTGCTTGA
- the LOC108855352 gene encoding uncharacterized protein LOC108855352: MRTSSLLGLFLIVSVLLLSQSHITSCKRDGSRIIPLGRELVEQEEYPEGSSHGHHHHDHLRAFVKKSKKSKKKKKSSATRNILSSPLTYLSTVVTSFVLLLAAF, from the coding sequence ATGAGAACATCTTCTCTTCTTGGTTTATTTTTGATCGTCTCCGTCTTGCTACTTTCTCAATCCCACATAACTTCATGCAAACGTGACGGATCCAGGATCATTCCTTTGGGTCGTGAACTAGTTGAGCAAGAAGAGTACCCGGAAGGTTCGTCTCACGGTCATCACCATCATGACCATCTTCGAGCTTTCGTGAAGAAATCCAAGAagtccaagaagaagaagaagtcgtCGGCTACTAGAAATATTCTCTCTAGCCCACTTACTTATCTATCTACTGTTGTAACTTCCTTTGTTTTACTGCTCGCCGCATTCTAA
- the LOC108849962 gene encoding putative F-box/LRR-repeat protein 19: protein MGWEFGPDWMELTQECLLDIFSRLSLEERWTGPMFVCKTWMNGCQDPSLNLVFDLETNFRSLPGSVSCWWSPEFGDKIDSVLRSVVDWSQGGLKEVRVRHCTDSSISYVAQRCPNLEVLSVKYCPKVTDDSMLKIALMCPKLKELDISFSYKISCVCVDMLGKSCKNIQTFKRNLIDPAEVTRSVPSNYLEDPSLFLIYGNIDAYVIGKHMDQLKHLELRFSTLSDNGLAQLCEGCLNLEYLDLFGCSKLTSDGATDSISKLKHLKEIKKPNFPAFII from the exons ATGGGATGGGAATTTGGTCCAGACTGGATGGAGTTGACTCAAGAATGTCTCCTCGACATCTTCTCACGGCTGAGCCTAGAAGAAAGATGGACCGGACCGATGTTCGTCTGCAAGACTTGGATGAACGGGTGCCAAGACCCGTCGCTCAACTTGGTCTTCGATCTCGAAACCAATTTCCGGTCTCTCCCTGGTTCTGTCAGCTGTTGGTGGAGTCCCGAGTTCGGGGACAAAATCGATTCTGTCCTCCGGTCTGTTGTGGATTGGAGCCAAGGCGGTCTAAAGGAGGTTCGAGTCAGGCATTGCACGGATAGCTCTATCTCGTACGTCGCCCAGAG GTGTCCTAATCTCGAGGTACTTTCGGTTAAGTATTGCCCTAAGGTTACAGATGACTCGATGTTGAAGATAGCCTTAATGTGCCCTAAGCTCAAGGAACTTGATATTAGCTTCTCCTACAAAATAtcttgtgtgtgtgtggatATGCTGGGCAAGAGCTGCAAGAACATTCAGACTTTTAAACGGAATTTGATAGATCCAGCCGAGGTCACGAGGTCCGTGCCTAGTAACTATCTGGAGGATCCATCTCTCTTCTTGATATATGGGAATATTGATGCTTATGTAATTGGGAAACACATGGATCAGCTGAAACACCTGGAACTTCGATTCTCCACATTGTCTGATAATGGTCTTGCCCAACTTTGTGAAGGATGTTTGAATCTAGAGTATCTGGACTTGTTTGGGTGTAGTAAGTTGACTAGCGATGGTGCTACTGATAGTATCTCAAAATTAAAGCATTTGAAGGAGATCAAGAAACCAAATTTCCCAGCCTTTATCATTTGA
- the LOC130501405 gene encoding putative F-box/LRR-repeat protein 19, with amino-acid sequence MVDEEQEAHNPFLNINTKMGSTLRPDWSELTPECLLAIFSRLSMGQRWNGPMLVCKTWMKLCQDPSLNTVLDLEAEFLSSPDSIYWWSPKFEEKVDSTIRSAVDRSHGGLKEIKVRHCTNQSLSYVAERCPNLEVLSVKYSPKVTVESMRNIALNCPKLIELDISCSYEISCECMELVGANCKNLQILKRNLMHPFEIERARHSIYACDLFFETLGNVDAYVIGRHMSQLKHLELRHSTLTDIGLAHLCKECSSLEYLDLLGCRDLTTEGLTNHTSSLKNLKAIKKPNFAATLFY; translated from the exons ATGGTTGACGAAGAACAAGAAGCACATAATCCTTTTCTGAATATAAACACAAAG ATGGGATCTACTCTTCGCCCAGACTGGTCAGAGTTGACTCCTGAATGTCTCCTTGCCATTTTCTCACGGTTGAGCATGGGGCAACGATGGAACGGGCCGATGCTTGTCTGCAAGACGTGGATGAAATTATGCCAAGACCCGTCCCTCAACACTGTCTTGGATCTCGAAGCTGAGTTTCTGTCTTCTCCTGATTCCATCTACTGGTGGAGTCCCAAGTTCGAGGAAAAAGTAGACTCAACCATCCGATCTGCTGTGGATCGGAGCCATGGCGGTCTCAAGGAGATTAAAGTCAGGCATTGCACGAATCAATCTCTCTCATACGTCGCCGAGAG GTGCCCAAACCTTGAGGTACTTTCGGTTAAGTATAGCCCAAAGGTCACAGTTGAGTCCATGAGGAATATAGCCTTAAACTGTCCTAAGCTTATAGAACTTGATATAAGCTGCTCTTATGAAATATCTTGCGAGTGCATGGAACTGGTGGGTGCGAACTGCAAGAATCTTCAGATTCTAAAACGGAATTTGATGCATCCTTTCGAGATCGAGAGGGCAAGGCATTCCATCTATGCGTGTGATCTATTTTTCGAAACATTAGGGAACGTTGATGCTTATGTTATTGGGAGACACATGTCCCAGCTGAAGCACCTAGAACTTCGTCACTCCACATTGACTGATATAGGTCTTGCCCATCTTTGTAAAGAATGTTCGAGTCTCGAGTATTTGGACTTGCTCGGATGTAGGGACTTGACTACCGAAGGTCTTACTAACCATACCTCAAGTTTGAAGAATCTGAAGGCGATCAAGAAACCAAATTTTGCAGCCACCCTATTTTACTAA
- the LOC108851546 gene encoding serine carboxypeptidase 24 isoform X1, which translates to MARTHFIFLLLLALLSKTSASSSSLPSREQENDRIKALPGQPKVTFSQYSGYVNVNESHGRSLFYWLTESNSPHTKPLLLWLNGGPGCSSVAYGASEEIGPFRINKTGSNLFLNKFSWNKDANLLFLESPVGVGFSYTNTSSDLKNFGDEQTAQDNLIFLIKWLSRFPQYKYRDFYIAGESYAGHYVPQLAKKIHDYNKAFSKPIINLKGFMVTNKKGLSSSNLKIWVTFMINQRSLFIKVGNAVTDNEYDSIGTVAYWWTHAIISDKTYKSILKNCNFTAEKVSDDCDRAVNYAMNHEFGDIDQYSIYTPTCVASKQKKTGFLRMKNTLLRRRRSGYDPCTESYAEKYYNRLDVQRAMHANVTGIRYKWTACSDVLIRNWKDSDKTMLPVYKELAAAGLRIWVFSGDTDSVVPVTATRFSLSHLNLPVKTPWYPWYSGNQVGGWTEVYKGLTFATVRGAGHEVPLFEPKRALILFKSFLAGKELPKSY; encoded by the exons ATGGCAAGAACCcatttcatttttcttcttcttctggctcttttatcaaaaacatcggcatcatcatcatcattgccTTCAAGAGAGCAAGAGAATGACAGGATCAAAGCACTTCCAGGGCAACCAAAAGTGACATTCTCACAATACTCAGGCTATGTCAATGTAAATGAATCTCATGGCCGCTCTCTCTTTTATTGGCTCACTGAGTCAAATTCTCCTCACACCAAACCCCTTCTTCTCTGGCTCAATGGAG GACCAGGCTGCTCGTCGGTTGCTTATGGAGCTTCAGAAGAAATTGGACCATTCCGTATCAACAAAACCGGTTCCAACCTCTTTCTCAACAAGTTTTCATGGAACAAag ATGCAAACCTCCTGTTTTTGGAATCACCGGTCGGTGTTGGATTTTCTTACACAAACACAAGTTCCGATCTTAAAAATTTCGGAGACGAACAAACAG CTCAAGACAATTTGATATTTCTTATCAAATGGTTGTCAAGGTTTCCACAATACAAATATAGAGATTTCTACATTGCTGGTGAAAGTTATGCTG GTCACTATGTACCGCAGCTAGCCAAAAAGATACATGACTACAACAAAGCTTTCTCAAAACCCATCATCAATCTCAAAGGATTCATGGTAACTAATAAAAAGGGTCTTTCTAGCTCAAATCTAAAAATATGGGTTACATTTATGATTAACCAAAGATCGTTATTTATCAAGGTGGGGAACGCAGTGACGGACAATGAGTACGACAGCATAGGAACCGTAGCTTACTGGTGGACCCACGCAATAATTTCCGACAAAACCTACAAGTCAATCCTCAAAAACTGCAATTTCACGGCTGAGAAAGTTTCCGACGACTGCGACAGGGCCGTTAACTACGCCATGAACCACGAGTTCGGTGACATTGACCAATACAGCATTTACACTCCAACGTGCGTGGCCTCGAAACAGAAGAAGACTGGTTTCTTACGTATGAAAAACACACTCTTGCGTAGACGACGGTCTGGTTACGACCCTTGCACGGAGAGCTACGCAGAGAAGTATTATAACCGTCTTGATGTTCAGAGAGCTATGCATGCTAATGTCACTGGGATTCGCTATAAATGGACAGCATGCAG TGATGTTCTGATCAGGAACTGGAAAGACTCCGACAAGACGATGTTACCGGTTTACAAGGAACTGGCAGCAGCTGGTTTGAGGATCTGGGTTTTCAG TGGTGATACAGATTCGGTGGTACCAGTGACGGCGACACGATTTTCCCTAAGCCATCTCAATCTCCCGGTGAAAACTCCTTGGTACCCTTGGTACTCCGGTAACCAG GTGGGAGGATGGACGGAGGTATACAAGGGACTGACCTTTGCAACAGTAAGAGGGGCGGGGCACGAGGTGCCTTTATTCGAACCAAAGCGTGCTCTCATTCTTTTCAAATCGTTCTTGGCCGGAAAAGAGCTTCCAAAATCTTATTAG
- the LOC108851546 gene encoding serine carboxypeptidase 24 isoform X2 — MARTHFIFLLLLALLSKTSASSSSLPSREQENDRIKALPGQPKVTFSQYSGYVNVNESHGRSLFYWLTESNSPHTKPLLLWLNGGPGCSSVAYGASEEIGPFRINKTGSNLFLNKFSWNKDANLLFLESPVGVGFSYTNTSSDLKNFGDEQTAQDNLIFLIKWLSRFPQYKYRDFYIAGESYAGHYVPQLAKKIHDYNKAFSKPIINLKGFMVGNAVTDNEYDSIGTVAYWWTHAIISDKTYKSILKNCNFTAEKVSDDCDRAVNYAMNHEFGDIDQYSIYTPTCVASKQKKTGFLRMKNTLLRRRRSGYDPCTESYAEKYYNRLDVQRAMHANVTGIRYKWTACSDVLIRNWKDSDKTMLPVYKELAAAGLRIWVFSGDTDSVVPVTATRFSLSHLNLPVKTPWYPWYSGNQVGGWTEVYKGLTFATVRGAGHEVPLFEPKRALILFKSFLAGKELPKSY, encoded by the exons ATGGCAAGAACCcatttcatttttcttcttcttctggctcttttatcaaaaacatcggcatcatcatcatcattgccTTCAAGAGAGCAAGAGAATGACAGGATCAAAGCACTTCCAGGGCAACCAAAAGTGACATTCTCACAATACTCAGGCTATGTCAATGTAAATGAATCTCATGGCCGCTCTCTCTTTTATTGGCTCACTGAGTCAAATTCTCCTCACACCAAACCCCTTCTTCTCTGGCTCAATGGAG GACCAGGCTGCTCGTCGGTTGCTTATGGAGCTTCAGAAGAAATTGGACCATTCCGTATCAACAAAACCGGTTCCAACCTCTTTCTCAACAAGTTTTCATGGAACAAag ATGCAAACCTCCTGTTTTTGGAATCACCGGTCGGTGTTGGATTTTCTTACACAAACACAAGTTCCGATCTTAAAAATTTCGGAGACGAACAAACAG CTCAAGACAATTTGATATTTCTTATCAAATGGTTGTCAAGGTTTCCACAATACAAATATAGAGATTTCTACATTGCTGGTGAAAGTTATGCTG GTCACTATGTACCGCAGCTAGCCAAAAAGATACATGACTACAACAAAGCTTTCTCAAAACCCATCATCAATCTCAAAGGATTCATG GTGGGGAACGCAGTGACGGACAATGAGTACGACAGCATAGGAACCGTAGCTTACTGGTGGACCCACGCAATAATTTCCGACAAAACCTACAAGTCAATCCTCAAAAACTGCAATTTCACGGCTGAGAAAGTTTCCGACGACTGCGACAGGGCCGTTAACTACGCCATGAACCACGAGTTCGGTGACATTGACCAATACAGCATTTACACTCCAACGTGCGTGGCCTCGAAACAGAAGAAGACTGGTTTCTTACGTATGAAAAACACACTCTTGCGTAGACGACGGTCTGGTTACGACCCTTGCACGGAGAGCTACGCAGAGAAGTATTATAACCGTCTTGATGTTCAGAGAGCTATGCATGCTAATGTCACTGGGATTCGCTATAAATGGACAGCATGCAG TGATGTTCTGATCAGGAACTGGAAAGACTCCGACAAGACGATGTTACCGGTTTACAAGGAACTGGCAGCAGCTGGTTTGAGGATCTGGGTTTTCAG TGGTGATACAGATTCGGTGGTACCAGTGACGGCGACACGATTTTCCCTAAGCCATCTCAATCTCCCGGTGAAAACTCCTTGGTACCCTTGGTACTCCGGTAACCAG GTGGGAGGATGGACGGAGGTATACAAGGGACTGACCTTTGCAACAGTAAGAGGGGCGGGGCACGAGGTGCCTTTATTCGAACCAAAGCGTGCTCTCATTCTTTTCAAATCGTTCTTGGCCGGAAAAGAGCTTCCAAAATCTTATTAG